In Sulfurisphaera javensis, a single genomic region encodes these proteins:
- a CDS encoding NAD(P)-binding protein: MNVVLGGGITGLLLAQNLKDVLVIENQPKLGGVFSYDEILDFKVPFHPPLLHSSCAPFNVKEVRLRIFSKKENYLLKKLNIQELPPWLFFKEKMYYVDNLIDIIDTLSKKVRVFHSNIRKINEENIITSKGIIKANKIFVTISKKFILESLGKKSNLKSISIAEIVAVIPKRDIGWDVYINGDNGVSFSHVINAYWLSELYNVLYVIIPFSGSLPIWDKIFSDLKREKILTKDEIIGLRSRIVRDAILIGDEENNLPERFKLCGRLGKWKNLTLCETVQDIHNC, encoded by the coding sequence GTGAATGTAGTTTTAGGCGGAGGCATTACTGGTTTATTATTAGCTCAAAATCTTAAAGACGTTCTTGTTATTGAAAACCAGCCAAAGTTAGGTGGAGTGTTTAGTTATGACGAGATTTTAGATTTTAAAGTTCCTTTTCATCCTCCACTTTTGCACTCCTCTTGTGCTCCTTTTAATGTAAAGGAAGTAAGATTAAGGATATTTTCTAAGAAAGAGAACTACTTATTAAAAAAGCTTAATATACAAGAATTACCACCATGGTTGTTTTTTAAAGAAAAAATGTATTATGTTGACAATCTAATTGATATAATCGATACCTTATCAAAAAAAGTTAGAGTATTTCATTCAAATATAAGGAAAATAAATGAAGAAAATATAATAACATCAAAAGGAATTATAAAAGCTAATAAAATATTTGTTACAATTTCGAAAAAATTCATACTTGAATCTCTCGGTAAAAAAAGTAATTTAAAAAGCATTTCGATAGCAGAAATCGTTGCTGTAATACCTAAAAGAGATATTGGATGGGATGTATATATAAACGGTGATAATGGGGTTTCTTTTTCTCATGTAATAAATGCTTATTGGTTAAGTGAATTATATAACGTATTATATGTGATAATCCCATTTTCTGGCTCTTTACCTATATGGGATAAAATATTTAGTGATCTTAAGAGAGAGAAAATCCTAACAAAAGATGAAATAATAGGATTAAGATCAAGGATAGTAAGGGATGCAATCCTAATAGGGGATGAGGAAAATAATCTGCCAGAAAGGTTTAAACTATGCGGAAGATTAGGAAAATGGAAGAATCTCACTTTGTGTGAAACAGTTCAAGATATCCATAATTGCTGA
- a CDS encoding nucleotidyltransferase, which yields MIPFSKVGEVLSEIKQLTDFVIIGDTIVDISLGRKGTESDVDLFILSLSVLIDEDKIRDFAYDRGWDFGKTPIDTPRIIATVDDDQLQIDMYENIQDFFVPKEIINSAIEIRLGKEKFKIIKLEDYILLKTNAFREEDEDELKTITYLLGEGKLSIDKKYLESHIDLFEENAKSIRDRLGLIGIKI from the coding sequence GTGATTCCTTTTTCAAAAGTAGGAGAAGTACTTTCAGAAATAAAACAACTAACTGACTTTGTAATAATTGGAGATACCATAGTTGATATCTCATTAGGTAGAAAGGGAACAGAAAGCGATGTAGATCTTTTCATATTAAGTTTAAGTGTTCTTATAGACGAAGATAAAATACGTGATTTTGCTTATGATAGAGGATGGGATTTTGGTAAGACACCAATAGATACTCCAAGAATTATAGCTACTGTAGATGATGATCAGTTGCAAATAGATATGTATGAAAATATCCAAGATTTTTTTGTACCTAAAGAAATTATTAACAGTGCAATAGAGATCAGATTAGGTAAAGAAAAATTCAAGATAATTAAACTAGAAGATTATATTTTACTTAAAACTAATGCATTTAGAGAAGAAGATGAAGATGAGTTGAAAACTATTACTTATTTATTAGGTGAAGGAAAATTAAGTATAGATAAAAAATATTTAGAATCTCACATAGACTTGTTTGAAGAAAACGCAAAAAGTATAAGGGATAGACTTGGGTTGATTGGAATAAAAATTTAG
- the aspS gene encoding aspartate--tRNA(Asn) ligase: MYRSHFITDITPDYDGKEVVLAGWVHLLRDLGGKKFIILRDKTGLGQVVVDKNSKAFTVAQDLTQESVIQVRGIVKTDKRAPRGVELHAEEIVLLNKAKAPLPLDVSGKVKADIDTRLRERVLDLRRQEMQAVIKIQSLALKAFRETLYKEGFIEIFTPKIIASATEGGAQLFPVIYFGREAFLAQSPQLYKELMAGVVERVFEIAPAWRAEESDTPFHLAEFISMDVEMAFADYNDVMQLLEKIIYNIVDTIKREGKEELAVLNYQPPEIRLPIRRLKYTEAIEILRSKGYNIKFGDDIGTPELRILNEELKEDLYFIIDWPSDARPFYTKVKDENPELSESFDLIYRFLEIVSGSTRNHKKEVLEETLKKKGLKPESFEFFLKWFDYGMPPHAGFGMGLARLMVMLTGIQSVKEIVPFPRDKKRLTP; this comes from the coding sequence GTGTACAGAAGCCATTTTATTACCGACATTACGCCAGATTACGATGGTAAAGAGGTTGTTCTGGCTGGGTGGGTACATCTTTTACGTGATTTAGGCGGAAAGAAATTTATAATACTTAGAGATAAGACTGGATTAGGTCAAGTTGTTGTTGATAAAAACTCAAAAGCCTTTACAGTGGCTCAAGATTTAACACAAGAAAGTGTAATACAAGTTAGAGGAATAGTTAAGACGGATAAGAGAGCTCCGAGAGGTGTAGAGTTACACGCTGAAGAAATAGTATTACTTAACAAAGCAAAAGCACCCTTACCATTAGATGTATCTGGGAAAGTTAAAGCGGATATTGATACTAGATTAAGAGAAAGAGTATTAGACTTAAGAAGACAAGAAATGCAAGCTGTAATCAAAATACAATCTCTAGCTCTAAAGGCGTTTAGAGAAACTTTATATAAAGAAGGATTTATTGAAATATTTACCCCTAAAATTATAGCTTCAGCTACTGAAGGAGGAGCACAACTTTTCCCAGTAATTTACTTTGGGAGAGAAGCTTTCTTAGCTCAAAGTCCGCAGTTATATAAAGAATTAATGGCTGGAGTAGTAGAGAGAGTTTTCGAAATTGCTCCTGCATGGAGAGCTGAAGAATCAGACACACCTTTCCACTTAGCGGAATTTATAAGTATGGATGTTGAAATGGCTTTTGCAGACTATAACGATGTAATGCAACTTCTTGAGAAGATTATATACAATATTGTTGATACCATAAAGAGAGAAGGAAAAGAGGAATTAGCTGTATTAAACTATCAACCACCAGAAATAAGATTACCTATAAGAAGATTAAAATACACTGAAGCAATAGAAATACTTAGAAGTAAAGGATATAATATAAAGTTTGGAGATGATATAGGAACTCCAGAACTTAGAATTTTAAATGAGGAATTAAAAGAAGATTTATACTTCATTATAGATTGGCCCTCCGATGCTAGACCTTTCTATACTAAAGTAAAAGATGAAAATCCAGAACTTAGTGAAAGTTTTGATTTAATTTATAGATTCCTAGAGATAGTTTCTGGAAGTACTAGAAATCATAAGAAAGAAGTACTAGAAGAGACATTAAAGAAAAAGGGGTTAAAGCCAGAGAGTTTTGAATTTTTCTTAAAATGGTTTGATTATGGCATGCCACCCCACGCTGGTTTTGGTATGGGTTTAGCGCGATTAATGGTGATGCTCACTGGAATACAAAGTGTTAAAGAAATTGTGCCTTTCCCAAGAGACAAAAAGAGGCTAACACCCTAA
- the hxlB gene encoding 6-phospho-3-hexuloisomerase — protein sequence MFDIAEFIIRSAQMIKPEQVNKMVDVLTNFYYNNRNGKVLVMGAGRSGLVGRAFAMRLLHLGYNAYVLGETIVPAIGEKDIAIAISGSGRTKLILTAAEAAKEAKATLIVITSYADSPIAKIADVVVEVPGRTKYSQNEDYFARQILGITEPLAPLGTLFEDTTQIFLDGIVAELMLRLKKTEEDLRQVHANIEL from the coding sequence ATGTTTGATATTGCAGAATTTATTATAAGATCCGCGCAAATGATAAAACCCGAACAAGTAAATAAAATGGTAGATGTTTTAACTAATTTTTATTATAATAATAGAAATGGAAAAGTATTAGTGATGGGTGCTGGTAGAAGTGGTTTGGTTGGAAGAGCTTTTGCAATGCGTCTTCTTCATTTAGGTTATAATGCATATGTATTAGGTGAAACTATAGTTCCGGCTATTGGTGAAAAAGACATAGCAATAGCTATTTCTGGTTCTGGTAGAACCAAGCTAATTTTAACTGCTGCAGAGGCGGCTAAAGAAGCTAAAGCTACACTGATAGTTATTACGAGTTATGCAGATAGCCCAATAGCTAAAATAGCGGATGTTGTAGTTGAAGTTCCAGGGAGAACTAAATATTCTCAAAATGAAGATTATTTTGCTAGGCAAATATTAGGGATAACAGAACCTTTAGCACCATTAGGAACTTTATTTGAGGATACTACACAAATATTCTTAGATGGAATAGTTGCGGAACTTATGTTAAGGCTAAAGAAGACTGAAGAAGATCTGAGGCAAGTACATGCTAATATCGAATTATAA
- the argC gene encoding N-acetyl-gamma-glutamyl-phosphate reductase: protein MIRVAVIGGSGYTGGELLRLLAVHPKVEVTYVTSREYAGKPITLVHPNLRGFYNMNFSQFSFDRLGDKADVVFLGLPHKVSLEYVPKILEMGIQIIDLSADFRLKDPNLYKIWYGYEHPYPDLLNKAVYGLPELHYEELKNAKLIASPGCNATATILAAAPLVASGLLETYKIVSDVKVGSSEGGAKPHEGSHHPERQNAIRPYEADGHRHAAEAEQELSLIAKRSVKVSLVPHAVSSVRGALASVHGWLNTEVSEMDLWKKTIEFYKGRKFIRIIRSNVHPYPDPKFVIGSNFADVGFAIEKRLQRVTMFSAIDNLMKGAAGQAVQAFNISRGFDEDEGLRLPPLRPA, encoded by the coding sequence ATGATAAGAGTTGCTGTAATAGGAGGTTCGGGTTATACTGGAGGAGAATTACTTAGATTACTTGCTGTGCATCCAAAAGTTGAAGTAACTTATGTAACATCAAGGGAATATGCAGGGAAGCCTATAACATTAGTACATCCAAATTTAAGAGGATTCTACAATATGAACTTTTCACAGTTTTCTTTTGATAGATTAGGTGACAAGGCTGATGTAGTTTTTTTAGGGTTACCACATAAAGTTTCGCTAGAATACGTTCCAAAAATTCTAGAAATGGGCATACAAATAATAGATCTAAGTGCTGATTTCAGATTGAAAGATCCTAATCTATACAAGATTTGGTATGGCTATGAGCATCCATATCCAGATCTGTTAAATAAGGCAGTTTATGGATTACCAGAGTTACATTATGAAGAACTTAAAAACGCTAAGCTAATTGCTTCTCCTGGATGTAATGCAACAGCAACAATCTTAGCTGCTGCTCCATTAGTTGCCTCTGGTTTATTAGAGACATATAAGATAGTTAGTGACGTAAAAGTAGGAAGTAGTGAAGGAGGAGCAAAACCTCATGAAGGAAGCCACCATCCAGAAAGACAGAATGCAATTAGGCCTTATGAGGCAGATGGACATAGACATGCTGCAGAAGCAGAGCAAGAACTCAGCCTAATAGCAAAAAGAAGCGTAAAAGTTAGTTTAGTTCCACATGCTGTAAGCAGTGTAAGAGGCGCATTAGCATCAGTTCATGGTTGGTTAAATACAGAAGTTTCTGAAATGGATTTATGGAAGAAGACTATAGAATTTTATAAAGGAAGAAAATTCATACGTATAATAAGAAGTAATGTACATCCATATCCGGATCCAAAGTTTGTGATAGGCAGTAACTTTGCAGATGTAGGGTTTGCAATAGAAAAAAGACTTCAAAGAGTTACAATGTTTTCAGCTATAGATAATTTAATGAAAGGAGCAGCAGGGCAAGCAGTTCAAGCTTTTAATATCTCAAGAGGTTTTGATGAAGATGAAGGATTGAGATTACCTCCTTTGAGGCCTGCGTAA
- a CDS encoding elongation factor 1-beta, with protein sequence MTDVLVIVKVFPESDEVNLDNLYEEIGKKLPQGYKLVRKETEPIAYGLKALIAYVQMPENVEGGTDALEEIINGIQGVSHAEVVGVTRLGF encoded by the coding sequence ATGACAGACGTATTAGTAATAGTTAAAGTGTTCCCAGAAAGTGATGAAGTAAACTTAGATAATCTATATGAAGAAATAGGAAAGAAACTACCTCAAGGATATAAATTAGTTAGAAAAGAAACAGAGCCTATTGCATATGGCTTAAAAGCGCTAATTGCTTATGTGCAAATGCCTGAAAACGTAGAAGGTGGTACTGACGCACTAGAAGAAATAATAAACGGAATCCAAGGAGTTAGTCATGCTGAAGTAGTTGGTGTAACAAGATTAGGTTTTTAA
- a CDS encoding 50S ribosomal protein L40e, with the protein MPLTDPVKLQIVQQRVFLKKVCRDCGALNSIRATKCRRCHSKNLRPKKKELPAKKG; encoded by the coding sequence ATGCCACTCACCGATCCAGTAAAGTTACAAATAGTGCAACAACGAGTATTTTTAAAGAAAGTATGCAGAGATTGTGGTGCATTAAACTCAATAAGAGCTACGAAATGTAGAAGATGTCACAGTAAAAATCTGAGACCTAAGAAGAAAGAGTTACCAGCTAAGAAAGGATAA
- a CDS encoding zinc finger domain-containing protein gives MSLNFRLSLREEIEPPVCSSCGKIIHPREKGVEFYCPNCGEILIRRCYYCRKHIVTYTCPKCGFEGP, from the coding sequence ATGAGCCTAAATTTCAGATTAAGCTTAAGAGAGGAAATTGAACCACCAGTGTGTTCAAGCTGCGGAAAGATAATACATCCTAGAGAGAAAGGCGTAGAATTCTATTGCCCTAACTGCGGAGAAATCTTAATCAGAAGATGCTATTATTGTAGAAAACACATAGTAACTTATACATGTCCTAAATGTGGATTTGAAGGACCTTGA
- the truD gene encoding tRNA pseudouridine(13) synthase TruD translates to MTPHPIDIILGMEKYFISEDWKPLNVTIPRPLGFRVIEEISYKPASEWKGESKGRYAVYLLKKQGIDHFNVINEISKILHSKVHYIGIKDTNAITEQIIYTENTKKIVDKIENEKYSLYFLGYSDSKFNHTGNIFEIELQTDDYEELERRIKKLSQIKYLPAYVGYQRFGTRRPITHVIGKMLVLRDWKNALDFLIGYPFEGESEILKKARSEYMKGNYKEALELFPKKFKDERIALKLLLKNENYLNILKSLQTPLSFFVEAYQSYLFNKYLSRIMDPKNVDENLMIEIPTSYSKCDEICKEIFREEGIVNADFKVKELKINVRSMVRKAYTRVRNFDFKNKKISFALDRGIYATIVIREIARDDPRLFT, encoded by the coding sequence ATAACTCCTCATCCAATTGATATAATTTTAGGAATGGAAAAATATTTTATTAGTGAGGATTGGAAACCGTTAAATGTTACAATCCCTAGACCATTAGGGTTTAGAGTAATTGAGGAAATTTCATATAAACCAGCCTCAGAATGGAAGGGCGAATCGAAGGGCAGATATGCTGTTTATTTGCTTAAGAAGCAGGGAATTGATCATTTTAATGTAATAAACGAAATATCTAAAATACTTCATAGCAAAGTCCATTATATAGGAATAAAGGATACTAATGCTATCACTGAACAAATAATCTATACTGAAAATACTAAAAAAATTGTGGATAAGATAGAAAATGAAAAATACTCGTTATATTTTCTTGGATATTCTGACTCAAAGTTCAATCATACTGGAAACATATTTGAAATAGAGCTTCAGACTGACGATTATGAGGAACTAGAAAGGCGAATAAAGAAATTATCTCAAATTAAGTATCTTCCAGCATATGTAGGTTATCAAAGGTTTGGCACTAGAAGGCCCATAACCCATGTCATAGGGAAAATGCTAGTTTTAAGAGATTGGAAAAATGCATTAGATTTCTTAATAGGATATCCTTTTGAAGGTGAGAGTGAAATACTTAAGAAGGCAAGAAGTGAATACATGAAAGGAAATTATAAAGAAGCATTAGAATTATTTCCAAAGAAGTTTAAGGATGAAAGAATAGCCTTAAAACTTCTATTAAAAAACGAGAATTACCTAAATATATTAAAAAGTCTACAAACCCCTTTATCTTTCTTTGTTGAAGCATATCAATCATATCTATTTAATAAGTATTTATCTCGAATCATGGACCCTAAAAATGTCGATGAAAACCTTATGATAGAGATTCCTACGTCTTATAGTAAATGTGATGAGATATGTAAAGAAATATTTAGGGAAGAAGGAATAGTTAATGCAGATTTTAAAGTTAAAGAATTAAAGATTAACGTAAGAAGCATGGTAAGAAAAGCTTATACAAGGGTTAGAAATTTTGACTTTAAAAATAAAAAAATTTCATTCGCTTTAGATCGTGGAATTTATGCAACTATCGTTATAAGGGAAATAGCTAGGGATGATCCACGTCTATTTACTTAG
- a CDS encoding thiamine pyrophosphate-binding protein: protein MSQPKRKEETIGRETKGDEAIAYTLKELEIKEVFSSYSLPSFLAERLKQYEVNVNYTSTPREAVMLADSYAREYNTLGVVIQSPGVYLTEAIDVIAQAFMDSVPLLLISTLRSYRDVGRSRIAELKTQDDMMAILSPITKMRERVVSIEEIIITIEKGYKEALSNRNRPVYIEIAEDLFKLKAYPLSPAEQKPEKKTPDKTTVAKVAEVLSNAKTPVIIAGYGVLASNSFNELKELAELLDAPVIATFRSKGVLPASHPLYAGEGLGLFATEEGSKVLDEADVVLALGTRFTQLSTAGWSMKFKGYVVHNNVDGEDIGKVFIPQIPVVADTGLFLKELLAQLKTKIKEPIKRGSAEKIKAYRKIYILDSHGGLWPYDVVRVIQQFDFNKIFIDLTAPTIDFVRLPIEKPFSWITSESLLERNIGVSGIVRSNNVKTLGITDIQGVMQNLSLLENRLTKSKGVLLILNDNGNTMIDAVSSDIPTITKTPSPIEVSDEMLERSLKARTIQSFSELKEELNNLVENRLNVLNVKIEPDYKSVIF, encoded by the coding sequence GTGAGCCAACCTAAAAGAAAGGAGGAAACAATAGGAAGGGAGACAAAAGGAGATGAAGCTATTGCTTATACATTGAAAGAATTAGAAATTAAAGAAGTGTTCTCCTCTTACTCTCTTCCTTCATTTCTTGCAGAAAGATTGAAGCAATATGAGGTTAATGTAAATTACACGTCAACTCCAAGAGAAGCTGTAATGTTAGCTGATTCATATGCTAGAGAATATAATACACTCGGAGTTGTAATACAATCACCTGGAGTATATTTAACAGAGGCAATTGACGTAATAGCACAAGCTTTCATGGATTCAGTTCCATTATTACTTATTTCAACTTTAAGATCATATAGGGATGTAGGAAGGAGCAGAATAGCTGAGTTGAAAACACAAGATGATATGATGGCAATTTTATCTCCTATAACAAAAATGCGTGAAAGAGTGGTAAGTATTGAAGAAATCATAATAACTATTGAAAAAGGGTACAAAGAGGCCTTAAGTAATAGAAATAGACCAGTTTATATAGAAATAGCTGAAGACCTATTTAAACTCAAAGCATATCCTTTATCTCCAGCAGAACAAAAGCCAGAAAAGAAAACACCGGATAAAACTACTGTAGCTAAGGTGGCTGAAGTTTTATCTAATGCTAAAACTCCAGTAATAATTGCGGGTTATGGTGTTTTAGCTTCAAATTCATTTAACGAATTAAAAGAATTAGCTGAATTATTAGATGCTCCAGTGATAGCAACTTTTAGAAGCAAAGGAGTATTACCAGCCTCTCATCCTCTCTATGCTGGAGAAGGACTAGGCTTATTTGCAACTGAAGAAGGTAGTAAAGTTCTTGATGAAGCTGATGTTGTTTTAGCCTTAGGAACTAGGTTCACGCAATTATCAACAGCTGGTTGGTCAATGAAATTTAAGGGCTATGTTGTTCATAATAATGTTGATGGAGAAGACATTGGTAAAGTGTTTATTCCTCAAATACCAGTTGTCGCTGATACTGGCTTATTCTTAAAAGAACTTCTGGCACAATTAAAGACTAAAATTAAGGAACCAATTAAGAGAGGCTCTGCTGAAAAAATAAAAGCATATAGGAAAATTTACATATTAGATTCTCATGGAGGTTTATGGCCCTACGATGTAGTAAGAGTTATTCAACAATTTGATTTTAATAAAATATTTATTGATTTAACGGCTCCCACAATAGACTTCGTTAGATTGCCAATAGAAAAACCATTTAGTTGGATAACTAGCGAATCCCTTTTAGAAAGGAATATTGGTGTAAGCGGCATAGTTAGATCTAATAATGTAAAAACTTTAGGAATAACTGATATTCAAGGAGTAATGCAAAACCTTTCATTATTAGAAAATAGGTTAACTAAAAGTAAAGGTGTTCTTCTTATACTCAACGATAATGGCAACACCATGATAGATGCTGTATCTTCAGATATCCCAACAATTACTAAAACCCCATCCCCAATTGAGGTTAGTGATGAAATGTTAGAGAGAAGTCTAAAAGCGAGAACAATACAGAGCTTTAGTGAATTGAAAGAAGAATTAAATAATTTAGTTGAAAATAGATTAAACGTTCTTAACGTTAAAATAGAACCAGACTACAAATCAGTCATATTTTGA
- the cedB gene encoding DNA import protein CedB gives MNESFGESSKSFIILVIILTILSIISRNIIFFILDSFLFVLFLYVYRKEKEFLSIKKFFNGLLHLKNKSDKDQSEVIIKDGLIKYDNYVKSVLVVDDIPFDYRDLSDESLRNKIISFHKVLDVLEDIEIILRKQSIDRNKFLENLFLRAQNLRIIIEADPSNEKAKNELQIIQSMITKINEGESPFRYLIYFIVKSSSEDKALASAQLLKKGLESIGVKARLATKDEIVKLFQDKIKIKHEGFPTQIPFLTVFSLPKSPRFEFFDDGIYIGKELGNNRVVFWNYKNMLNPHVLLIGPTGSGKTEFLISLGYKINSFSNIPVIFFDTKSDIKLRLRKYGIKFKVLNPIIYGLGLLKIDDVNLESYISQLEEILSLSFRLDKYTSSILYKIIKEIFYKYANPTWDMILEEIEKLDISYQLKTYLYRIISQVKEFEGNNDVSLIDLIKSESIYVIDLSLIKSEEIRRLIILSVLTKIYNKYNVADDQLKLAIVIDEAWTIIKDSSEYSIIIDLIKRGRGFGIMLLMATQNIIDLGDYSDVYLQNIGLIAFMNNGDKKFWQEVLRFVNVSDKEITNELTFLGKGEALIRFITDPRPVVISLDTLIRDTF, from the coding sequence ATGAATGAAAGTTTTGGTGAAAGCTCTAAGTCATTTATAATCCTTGTAATAATCCTTACTATTTTGTCAATTATAAGCAGAAATATTATATTTTTTATTTTAGATTCGTTTCTATTTGTTTTATTTCTTTACGTTTATAGAAAAGAAAAGGAATTTTTGTCTATAAAAAAATTCTTCAATGGCTTACTTCATTTAAAAAATAAAAGCGATAAAGATCAATCTGAAGTCATTATAAAAGACGGCTTGATAAAGTATGATAACTACGTAAAAAGCGTTCTGGTAGTTGACGATATACCTTTCGATTATAGAGACTTAAGTGATGAAAGTCTACGAAATAAAATAATTTCATTTCATAAAGTCTTGGATGTATTAGAAGATATTGAGATAATTCTAAGAAAACAATCAATAGATCGAAACAAATTCTTAGAAAACTTATTTTTAAGGGCACAAAATCTTAGAATTATTATTGAAGCAGATCCGTCAAATGAGAAAGCAAAAAATGAATTGCAAATAATACAATCAATGATTACTAAAATAAATGAAGGTGAGTCTCCTTTTAGATATTTAATATATTTCATCGTAAAATCTTCATCTGAGGATAAAGCTTTAGCTTCAGCACAATTGCTGAAAAAAGGATTAGAGAGTATTGGAGTAAAGGCAAGATTAGCAACAAAGGATGAGATTGTAAAGTTATTTCAAGACAAAATCAAGATTAAACATGAGGGTTTTCCGACTCAAATTCCCTTCTTAACAGTATTTTCGTTACCTAAGTCTCCTAGATTTGAGTTCTTTGATGATGGAATTTATATTGGAAAAGAGTTAGGTAATAATAGAGTAGTATTCTGGAATTACAAAAATATGCTAAATCCTCATGTTCTTTTAATAGGTCCTACAGGGTCTGGAAAAACTGAATTTTTGATAAGTTTAGGTTATAAGATTAATTCATTCTCAAATATTCCAGTAATATTTTTTGATACAAAGAGTGATATTAAGCTTAGATTAAGAAAATATGGTATAAAATTTAAAGTATTAAATCCAATAATTTATGGTTTAGGATTGTTAAAAATAGATGATGTAAACCTAGAGTCTTATATATCACAATTAGAGGAGATTTTATCTTTAAGTTTTCGATTAGATAAGTATACTTCTTCAATATTATATAAAATAATTAAAGAAATCTTCTATAAATATGCAAATCCAACTTGGGATATGATATTGGAAGAAATTGAAAAATTAGATATTTCCTACCAGCTAAAAACTTATCTTTATAGAATAATTTCCCAAGTTAAAGAGTTTGAAGGAAATAATGATGTATCATTGATAGACTTAATAAAAAGTGAAAGCATATATGTCATAGACTTATCTTTAATAAAATCTGAAGAAATTCGAAGGTTAATTATTCTTTCTGTTCTTACTAAAATATATAATAAATATAATGTAGCTGATGATCAACTTAAGTTAGCTATTGTCATAGATGAAGCATGGACCATTATAAAGGATTCTTCCGAGTATTCAATTATAATAGATCTTATTAAAAGAGGAAGAGGATTTGGAATAATGTTGTTAATGGCGACACAGAATATCATAGACTTAGGAGACTATAGTGATGTATATTTACAAAATATAGGACTTATTGCATTTATGAATAATGGTGATAAGAAATTCTGGCAAGAAGTTCTAAGATTTGTTAATGTTTCTGATAAAGAGATTACTAATGAGTTAACATTTTTAGGTAAAGGAGAAGCTTTAATCAGATTTATAACTGATCCAAGACCAGTAGTAATTAGCCTTGATACGCTAATACGAGATACGTTCTAA
- the pth2 gene encoding peptidyl-tRNA hydrolase Pth2, which produces MDIKMVIVVRTDLDMGKGKIAAQVAHAAVSLVLDVLNSSNNVWKEWLNYWLNEGQPKIVVKVPNLEELNKRYERAISLGLPATIIQDAGKTQLEPGTITCLGIGPAPSDLVDKITGDLKLL; this is translated from the coding sequence ATGGATATCAAAATGGTTATAGTCGTAAGGACAGATTTAGATATGGGAAAGGGAAAAATAGCAGCTCAAGTTGCTCATGCTGCAGTATCTTTAGTTCTTGATGTTTTAAATTCTAGTAATAATGTCTGGAAAGAGTGGTTAAATTATTGGTTAAATGAAGGGCAACCAAAAATTGTTGTAAAAGTTCCAAATCTGGAAGAATTAAACAAGAGATATGAAAGAGCTATAAGTTTAGGTTTACCGGCAACTATAATCCAAGATGCTGGCAAAACCCAATTAGAACCTGGGACCATCACATGCTTAGGTATAGGTCCTGCTCCTTCAGATTTGGTGGATAAAATTACTGGTGATCTGAAATTACTATAA
- a CDS encoding transcription elongation factor NusA codes for MKIPLDYICVKSGLLCNRCQSLIDRGEVEHFEVDVMKILLDLEENQFKELKDAVYHKAFKVDNLLILLVTSPPSMSHQKWIKIAKILQEKLGIKVRILEKSNNIKSTASQLLSPARVLGVNTVWLPDGSVQYVIRISKNEKRFLPADENSLEEALSKIHAIPIKIRVE; via the coding sequence ATGAAGATACCGCTAGACTATATTTGTGTAAAAAGTGGATTATTATGCAACCGTTGTCAATCTCTGATAGATAGAGGAGAAGTAGAGCATTTTGAAGTAGACGTGATGAAGATACTATTAGATTTAGAAGAGAATCAATTCAAGGAACTTAAAGATGCTGTATACCATAAAGCCTTCAAAGTAGATAATTTGTTAATATTGCTTGTCACAAGCCCTCCTTCTATGTCTCATCAAAAATGGATAAAAATAGCTAAGATATTACAAGAAAAACTTGGTATAAAAGTGAGAATATTAGAGAAAAGTAATAATATAAAATCAACTGCGTCCCAACTTTTATCCCCAGCTAGAGTTTTAGGAGTAAATACTGTATGGCTTCCTGATGGTTCAGTACAGTACGTTATAAGGATCTCTAAGAACGAGAAAAGATTCTTGCCAGCTGATGAAAATTCGTTAGAGGAAGCACTATCAAAAATTCATGCTATTCCAATTAAAATTAGGGTGGAGTAA